The genomic DNA GAGCCAAACGCGTCGGCGAAGAGGTCGGCGTAGAAGTCCGTCGCTTCGAGGCGTGCGCGCACGTCGTCGAGCGTCATGCCCATCTCGATTTCGTCTTCGATAGGCATGAGCACTTGGTCTTCGAGCGTCTCGGCGCGCTCGTCCCAGAAGAAGCGCCCGTTGTCGTAGAACCGCGCGAACACCAACCCCATCGAGTTCCGGTGCGTCCGCTCGCCCGCGAAGCCCGTGCTGAGAGCCTCGGGGTCAGAGAACGCGCGCTCTTGTAGGTGGCAGGAACCACACGACACCGTCTGGTTGGCCGAGAGGCGCGTGTCGTAGAAGAGCACGCGGCCGAGCGTAGCGCCGGCGTCCGTGATCGGGTTGGATGCGGGCGTGTTGTCCGAGCCTGGCACCACGTTGACCCTTAGGTGCTCCGGCAGTTCGATGTTGGCGTAGTTGTACGGCGTCTCTGGGAGCGTCGGCGTGCTCGCTGGCAGGATGGGCGCGGTGAACGCAACGAGGACGAGGGCGAAGGCGAGCGCAACGAACGCGGCGAGTCGAAGCATGGGGCCGGGCAGCGGGGTGGAGACGACGAACTATCTCCAAGATGCACTCCTGCGCCCGACTTTCATAGAGACGACGTTTTACCCTGTAAAGATACCGCGACGTAGAGCTACCGCGACAGCGTCACTGTGCGCGCCGCCACACCCTCCGCCGACTGCACACGCACCAGGTACACCCCGCTCGCCAGACCAGCCGCGGCCCACCGCAGCGTCTGCGTACCGGCTGGCTGCACACCCTCGGCCAGCAGCGCTACCTCGCGGCCCATCAGGTCGTAGACCGCCACCGTCGCGCTCGTCGCCTGCGCGAACGTCACCTGGACGCGCGCCTCGTCGTGGAACGGGTTCGGATAGACGGCGCTCAGCGTCACGGCAGCAGGCTGCACCGCGTCATCCTCACCCGCGACGACCTCGGCGAAGGGGTCGGACCAGCGCTCGTCGGCGAGGAAGGACTCGTCGGTGAGCGTGCGCAAGAACGCCACCAGGGCCGCACGTTCCTCGTCTGTGAGGTTGAGACGCAGGGGCACCGACGGCCGCCCCGGAGGCGAATCGATCCTCCGGAGCAGATGGCTGAGGTTCGTATGGGGCTGAATACCGCGGTCGTAGTGGTCAACGACTTCTTCGAGCGTGGCGAAGCGCCCGTCGTGCATGTAGGGCGCCGTCACGGCGATGTTGCGCAGCGACGGCGACTTGAATTGGCCACCCCCGGCCCCTTCGTCAGTCGTGA from Bacteroidota bacterium includes the following:
- a CDS encoding cytochrome c peroxidase gives rise to the protein RARLEATDFYADLFADAFGSPEVTDEGMSRALSQFIRSMVAPNSKYDQGRIGQPLTPFTWPKDNFTDQENLGLRLFYGDAECASCHFGDLQATIETFNNGLDAVTTDEGAGGGQFKSPSLRNIAVTAPYMHDGRFATLEEVVDHYDRGIQPHTNLSHLLRRIDSPPGRPSVPLRLNLTDEERAALVAFLRTLTDESFLADERWSDPFAEVVAGEDDAVQPAAVTLSAVYPNPFHDEARVQVTFAQATSATVAVYDLMGREVALLAEGVQPAGTQTLRWAAAGLASGVYLVRVQSAEGVAARTVTLSR
- a CDS encoding cytochrome-c peroxidase — its product is MLRLAAFVALAFALVLVAFTAPILPASTPTLPETPYNYANIELPEHLRVNVVPGSDNTPASNPITDAGATLGRVLFYDTRLSANQTVSCGSCHLQERAFSDPEALSTGFAGERTHRNSMGLVFARFYDNGRFFWDERAETLEDQVLMPIEDEIEMGMTLDDVRARLEATDFYADLFADAFGS